A region of the Falco peregrinus isolate bFalPer1 chromosome 4, bFalPer1.pri, whole genome shotgun sequence genome:
CAAATGACCTAGAGATCCTCAGAATTTGTGCTCTTTCAATCTTTTTTCTTGAGCGCACCTTGGAATCTTACTACACTGTTGAACATTTATATAAATGTGCAGATGAAGAATACAATGAGTGCACTAGCTCTGTTCAAAACCGTGTACGTTTTGAATTGCTTCCAATTTTgaaaaaaggtttgttttttgatCCCGAGTTTTGGAATTTCTTGATGATCAAGCAGAATTGTTTAGCATTATTGGGGGATAAAGCCTTTGTTGGCTTAAGTGAAAGCACACTGGAAAACGCTACTGCAAACACAGAGAAGATAACGGAGTATAGGGCTCTGAGTGAGGAACGTGTCTGTTTAACAGATGTCAGCAACGGGGAGCTTGACCCTGAAGACCTCTCTGAAGCCCAGTCCAAAGGTAATGGCAAAAAGAACCATGAAGCTCTTGAGGCATCTGAAATGTTAGATCAAAATGTCCCAAGGCACCGCTGTGTGATATGCAACAAGGAATTTCTTGCTGGTCACATTGTGAAACATGCACAAGCTCACCAAAAAAAGGGCAGTTTTTCCTGTGTACTTTGCACCAGAAAGTTCAGGCAAAAAGGACTTATGCTTAAGCACTTAAAGAATCATGTCAGAAAGATAGAAAGGCAACATCTGGCTGCAGTTCTTGAGGCTGGTCAGCAGGCTCCTGCTCCTAATGAAGCAGAATGTCCTGATGCTTCTCCGTctcttgaaaatggaaattctgaTGGTTCCAAAGATAACGAACCAGAGACTGCAGTAGCTCCGGGTGCTGACCAAGTGGTCCAAGTGGAGGAGGAGAATGCGGAACAGGTATTTGAGGCTGTGGAAAACCATCTGAGTGACCAGGATGACGCTACTGAAAATAGTAGCGACAGCTGTTTTAATAATGTTCCTGATGCTTTAAGTACGGAAAGTTTGCCTGAAGATGATGAGAGCTCCAATAAAGAGTCACCTACTCTGCATAAAGTGAACGGAGCTTTTTGCTCTCAAAAAGACATTGATGCTCTGGATGAGGAAGGAAGCTTTAAGTGCCCTGCTAATGGTTGTGCTAGAGTGTTTAAAAAGATAAGATTCCTCAATAAACATGCAAGAAAATCTCATCCAACTGATTTGAAGGTGCAGCAGCATATAATGAAATGGAATAAAGGAAAATGCCGGTTCTGCCAGAGAAAATTTGCTGATTCCCAGCATTTTATAGACCACCTGAAGAGACATGTGTATCCAAATGTTTACTTTTGTTTACACTTTAATTGTAATCAGAGATTTAAGCTGTCAACTGAGCTTGCGGAACATACAAAAAGTCATAGTGTTTTTAAAGCTCAGTGCAATTTTGCAGAGTGCTGTGAGCTGTTTGAGGAGCTCCCTTTGCTGTATGAACACGAGGCTCAGCATTATTTAAGTAAAACAGCAGAATGTTCAGAAGACGCAAGTGAAAAGGATTCTTCAGATGATCCTTCAGAAGTTTGTAGTTACCAAGATGATGATGAATctgttaatgaaaaagaaaccgTAGATTTACCAATTCCAACTTGGAAGTCAAGGAAAGATTCTACAGAACCAAAGACATATATTCAAAGTGTTGAGAAAAAAGCCAATAATGCAATTCacaatggaaatgaaagctCATCTGAGGGTAGCGCTACAGTTTTAAGTTTAATAGACCAAAAGACACCTGTGTTACAGCCAAATTCTGAAAACTGTAATGTTGCTAGTGACCAACTGGTCAATGGGCACAGTGACCTAGATCAGACGTCATCTAAGTCATCAGAAATACCTTTGGACAGAGTGGCAGATGAAACAAGGACAGAAAATGGGTCAGTGTTACCAGTTTTACAGAATTGTCATGATATACCACAAAATAATGCTGCTGCCTCGCAGCCACCTTCTAAACCAAATCAAACAACAGAGAATACTTCATATGGTGTCATCTTAACAAAACCGTACGTTAGACCATTGCCTCCAAGTTATCTTGATGAACGATACATTAGCATGCCAAAACGTAGAAAAATTTTGGATGATGAAGTAGATGCTTATTCTGAACAAGATAAATTTTGTAGCAAATCAACAGAAAGATTTAGATGTGGCAACTGCTTGACCATCTACTGTAATTCAGAAGCACTTGAGGCTCACCTTGCACAAAAGAAGTGTCAGACGCTCTTTGGATTCGATTCAGATGATGAAAGTAAGTCTTACAGTCCTtctgggttggtttgtttggagGTAAATACCAACCAGAAAACGGTCTTTGAAAACAGGCAACCAGACGGAATAGCTAAAGACAGAAACGACTTCTAAGCGATTGTAGTGTGCTAGAACTTAGACGCTTCAGTCACAGTACTGTGCTAAATTGGAAGTTCAAATTGGTCATGCTGTTCAGAATAAGAAAGAGGTCATGAGCAGAATAAGAAAGAGGTGAGGACTGGTAGGCAACTAATGGAAAAGGCTTCTC
Encoded here:
- the ZNF654 gene encoding zinc finger protein 654 isoform X1; the protein is MALIKSCINHPDISKDLYFHQALFTCLYMSPLEDQLFQEHLLRTDCKSGIEIICNTEKEGKTTLALQLCESFLVPQLQNGDMYCIWDLIFIWSKLQLKSNPSKQVFVDQCYQLLRIATNVRVIFPFMKVIKDEVGEDGLQICVEICGCALQLDLREDPNMKSLIYKAIAHFLPNDLEILRICALSIFFLERTLESYYTVEHLYKCADEEYNECTSSVQNRVRFELLPILKKGLFFDPEFWNFLMIKQNCLALLGDKAFVGLSESTLENATANTEKITEYRALSEERVCLTDVSNGELDPEDLSEAQSKGNGKKNHEALEASEMLDQNVPRHRCVICNKEFLAGHIVKHAQAHQKKGSFSCVLCTRKFRQKGLMLKHLKNHVRKIERQHLAAVLEAGQQAPAPNEAECPDASPSLENGNSDGSKDNEPETAVAPGADQVVQVEEENAEQVFEAVENHLSDQDDATENSSDSCFNNVPDALSTESLPEDDESSNKESPTLHKVNGAFCSQKDIDALDEEGSFKCPANGCARVFKKIRFLNKHARKSHPTDLKVQQHIMKWNKGKCRFCQRKFADSQHFIDHLKRHVYPNVYFCLHFNCNQRFKLSTELAEHTKSHSVFKAQCNFAECCELFEELPLLYEHEAQHYLSKTAECSEDASEKDSSDDPSEVCSYQDDDESVNEKETVDLPIPTWKSRKDSTEPKTYIQSVEKKANNAIHNGNESSSEGSATVLSLIDQKTPVLQPNSENCNVASDQLVNGHSDLDQTSSKSSEIPLDRVADETRTENGSVLPVLQNCHDIPQNNAAASQPPSKPNQTTENTSYGVILTKPYVRPLPPSYLDERYISMPKRRKILDDEVDAYSEQDKFCSKSTERFRCGNCLTIYCNSEALEAHLAQKKCQTLFGFDSDDESA
- the ZNF654 gene encoding zinc finger protein 654 isoform X2, whose protein sequence is MKVIKDEVGEDGLQICVEICGCALQLDLREDPNMKSLIYKAIAHFLPNDLEILRICALSIFFLERTLESYYTVEHLYKCADEEYNECTSSVQNRVRFELLPILKKGLFFDPEFWNFLMIKQNCLALLGDKAFVGLSESTLENATANTEKITEYRALSEERVCLTDVSNGELDPEDLSEAQSKGNGKKNHEALEASEMLDQNVPRHRCVICNKEFLAGHIVKHAQAHQKKGSFSCVLCTRKFRQKGLMLKHLKNHVRKIERQHLAAVLEAGQQAPAPNEAECPDASPSLENGNSDGSKDNEPETAVAPGADQVVQVEEENAEQVFEAVENHLSDQDDATENSSDSCFNNVPDALSTESLPEDDESSNKESPTLHKVNGAFCSQKDIDALDEEGSFKCPANGCARVFKKIRFLNKHARKSHPTDLKVQQHIMKWNKGKCRFCQRKFADSQHFIDHLKRHVYPNVYFCLHFNCNQRFKLSTELAEHTKSHSVFKAQCNFAECCELFEELPLLYEHEAQHYLSKTAECSEDASEKDSSDDPSEVCSYQDDDESVNEKETVDLPIPTWKSRKDSTEPKTYIQSVEKKANNAIHNGNESSSEGSATVLSLIDQKTPVLQPNSENCNVASDQLVNGHSDLDQTSSKSSEIPLDRVADETRTENGSVLPVLQNCHDIPQNNAAASQPPSKPNQTTENTSYGVILTKPYVRPLPPSYLDERYISMPKRRKILDDEVDAYSEQDKFCSKSTERFRCGNCLTIYCNSEALEAHLAQKKCQTLFGFDSDDESA